The Spea bombifrons isolate aSpeBom1 chromosome 4, aSpeBom1.2.pri, whole genome shotgun sequence genome segment TGTCATTGCTATGGACTAGTAGATTGGGACTGAGTGCATGCATAATGTGCTcctgtttttaaaatgaaaccGTAAGTACCAGCTGAATAACCAAGCAAAATATTCACGCTCACAGtgattacttaaaaaaaaaaaaaaaaaaaaaaaaaaaaaacagaacccgGGACATTAAAGCCATTTAAAGATTACCCAACCCTCAAGCCGATATCAATGCACTCACTATTAATGAGTTCTAACGCCTCATCTTTGCTGCGGGTGATCTTCTCCTGCCTCCATGAGGAGGGACGCCTCGACTGGCTGTGCTTCACCAGCAGATGAGAACATCGCACCTTTTGTGGTTCCCCTTGCCCCTGTCCGTTTTTCCCACTGCAGGTTGGTCGTTCCCACTGACTAGCATTAGTCATATGGTTAAAATAATACACACGCCCTGCAgggagggggggaaaaaatgcaaTGCGTTAATTTTCTATTTCCATTTTCACAGTTCACAAAGTAACTTAGATTAAAATAGAATCATATTGGGGGGTTCTGTATAAAATGTCGCCCTGGTGCAATGTTTGTAAGTGGTCATTCtcacatagcaaccaatagaatggtCGATAAAGCTGGACCAGAGACCACCACACTTTAAGACTTTGCACCAGGATCAATTAATGATTAACTTAACGTGCCGCCATACTCTTCAGCGTTGTACAACGGATTATGCAGATGCTGAGAAAATGAATTTAAGATGGTGACTCTGATCATATAATTTGGGGTTTAATACAGacatcactttttttaatacatgaaaatattacacaaaaaaattgtgtttttggtGAAAGTGGCACACACATGACTGAAAGGCCTATAGTAGCATTAATGGTGCATTTTCCATTGAACAGTGACAAGGTGTCAATATAAAGGAGGCAGCTTGTCACCCATACATTGTGCTATCCTGTTGACCGGGTGATATAAAGgcagaaaatgatggaaaatCTAAAACATAGGTAAGCCATAGTAATCCGTGTCCAACCGATCCACGCTTGTGCCTCCACAAAAGGGAAAACCAGGTGCTGAGAGCCCTGAACATCGACTCCTGACAGCAACAAAGCAAAGATCTCGCACGCAGGAATTGGATGCAAGCGGGGATATTTATTAAAGCTTAAAAAGGACAACTTGCGCAAAAGCTTAACGTGTTTGACGCCCCAATTGGCACTTACTCACCAGCCATACTGGAATGCCCCAGGAACCGGAGCCATGCAGggaagtattatatatatatatatatatatatatatatatatatatacacacacacacacgtttacaAGCGATTTCACTAGcacaatgtatatgtatgtcatACTTATCTGGAGTCTTACAGTTGGGCTTTTGTCACACTGTATTCATTGTTATTTGCATGTTATGATAAATACAGGCAGCTTTGCAACCTCAAAGTTTGTTTTAGGAATTAGCTCTACACGCGTGCCAACTTTGTAAGAAACACACGTGTGCCAACTTTGTAAGAAATATACGTATTGCCTTAATAGCCATCAAGAAAAGGCTTTAGTCGATATGTGAcccactgagagggtggtagttcAATGAAACAGCAACACGGCAGCTGCAGTAAGgggtgagggaatttaaacatacatgggataggcacacGGCTCCTGACTCTAAGGCGAGACCAATGAGTGATTACGGTCTAAGTCTTTATATCATGTTGGTATATGAAAGAGAGGTTCTTGGGGTCCTAAATGCTTATGtaatcttaaatatttttgtggcaGCTTCAGAAAAGCTGTAAATGCCGATACTTGTAACGAACCTCCAGTCATTATTTGTGCCAACATAACATGCAGCCCACTATTTTATTTACTCATGCAGATTAAACATATTAACGCACATACAAACCAGGCCATGCATTCGCGCCATCTAAACATAACATGTCAGGTATACCCACAATAAGAAACGAATCCCTGCTGGGCCTAGGAGGTTTACTGGCTGTGACGGTATTTTGCAGCAGATTTCCATTGCAGGACCCTCATAAACCAAACAGATAAATAATTGCACAAAACGTTTCGGTTTCTTCACAGAGATAAATGCCGTTTTACCGAGCCCCTCGCTGCTGTATTACCTGAGCTGCGACTCATTCGTTTTTCCCACCCGGGTGGAAGCTTTTCCTCGTCCGCCATCTTCCCTCCTGCGTCAAGTCGTGAACCGCCCCCTCCCCTCCAAAAACCGTATGCGTTCAGCCGGCGCCGCCTATTGGTTGACTCCTCCAGAAAGGCCTACGCCAAACAGAACATAATGTGTAGCAATTTCTCCCGCTGTGACACTGCTCACTGAAAGGGCGGGAGTTACAGATTGCACTGACCAGATAGCGGAAGATCGGCAAATTGTTTTCCAACCACGCATGCGTTATTTCTGGAATGTTTAACCATAAAGAAAGCTAGAGGCATTTGAATGCAGTGCGCTTAGCGATTTACATccttccctggtggtctagtggttaggattcggcgctctcaccgccgcggcccgggttcgattcccggtcagggaattGCATTTTCCTATCCACTTTAAACCTGGAAATACAGAAATGTTTGGTTTCTTTTTGATTCCCCTgttaacttaaccccttaaggac includes the following:
- the PIN1 gene encoding peptidyl-prolyl cis-trans isomerase NIMA-interacting 1 codes for the protein MADEEKLPPGWEKRMSRSSGRVYYFNHMTNASQWERPTCSGKNGQGQGEPQKVRCSHLLVKHSQSRRPSSWRQEKITRSKDEALELINSYIQKIKSGDEDFEALASQFSDCSSAKAGGDLGSFGRGDMQKPFEDASFALRPGEMSGPVFTDSGIHIILRTE